A window of Acidobacteriota bacterium contains these coding sequences:
- a CDS encoding Rieske (2Fe-2S) protein, protein MAEFRKLASTAELPAENRAKEFSLDGKMICVANVGGVISAMDNVCIHRGGPLGTGVVLEGKVVCPWHGWAYDPQTGAVAHNPELKTAVYPIKVEGDDVMIEV, encoded by the coding sequence ATGGCAGAGTTCCGCAAACTCGCGAGCACGGCCGAGCTTCCCGCGGAGAACCGCGCCAAGGAATTCTCCCTCGACGGCAAGATGATCTGCGTGGCCAACGTGGGCGGCGTGATCTCGGCGATGGACAATGTCTGCATCCACCGCGGCGGTCCACTCGGCACCGGCGTGGTCCTGGAAGGCAAGGTCGTATGCCCGTGGCACGGCTGGGCCTACGATCCGCAGACCGGCGCCGTCGCACACAATCCGGAGTTGAAGACGGCGGTCTATCCCATCAAGGTCGAAGGCGACGACGTAATGATCGAGGTCTGA
- a CDS encoding NADH-quinone oxidoreductase subunit B gives MGWLQNKFEKNFLITTVDYVFNWARKSALWPMTFGLACCAIEMIASSTARFDIARFGAEVFRPSPRQSDLMIVAGTVTLKMAPVVKRIYDQMPDPKWVISMGACSSVGGPFNTYAVLQGVDRIVPTDVYVIGCPPRPENLFYALLKLQDKIDSMSLAKKPTEVRLTDHMAADFKRQVMIAQTLQPK, from the coding sequence ATGGGCTGGCTGCAAAACAAGTTCGAGAAGAACTTCCTCATCACCACGGTGGACTACGTGTTCAACTGGGCGCGCAAGTCGGCGCTCTGGCCGATGACGTTTGGGCTGGCCTGCTGCGCCATCGAGATGATCGCCAGCTCCACCGCGCGCTTCGACATCGCGCGCTTTGGCGCGGAGGTGTTTCGTCCCAGCCCGCGGCAGAGTGACCTGATGATCGTTGCCGGCACGGTGACGCTGAAGATGGCGCCGGTGGTGAAGCGCATCTACGACCAGATGCCCGACCCGAAGTGGGTGATCTCGATGGGCGCGTGCTCCTCCGTCGGCGGCCCGTTCAATACCTACGCCGTGTTGCAGGGCGTGGACCGCATCGTCCCCACCGATGTCTACGTGATCGGATGTCCGCCGCGGCCCGAAAATCTCTTCTACGCGCTGCTCAAGTTGCAGGACAAGATCGACTCCATGTCGCTGGCCAAGAAGCCGACCGAAGTCCGCTTGACCGACCACATGGCGGCGGACTTCAAGCGGCAAGTCATGATCGCGCAGACGCTGCAGCCGAAGTAG
- a CDS encoding nuclear transport factor 2 family protein yields the protein MRKVVFALAIVLVAALAAASDKSDAVAAVHQFADGFNQGDVASALATCASPASIVDEFPPYAWQGPKACADWAHDYDADAKKNGITDGKVTLGKPWHVDVSGDRAYVVMPAKYSFKQKGKRATEPASILTVALQKGTAGWRITGWAWSKR from the coding sequence ATGCGCAAAGTAGTCTTTGCACTCGCGATCGTGCTGGTGGCGGCGTTGGCCGCGGCGTCGGACAAGAGCGACGCGGTCGCGGCGGTCCACCAGTTCGCCGACGGCTTCAACCAGGGTGACGTCGCCTCGGCGCTCGCGACCTGTGCCTCGCCAGCCTCCATCGTCGACGAGTTTCCGCCCTACGCGTGGCAAGGCCCGAAAGCCTGCGCCGACTGGGCGCATGACTATGACGCCGACGCCAAGAAAAACGGCATCACCGACGGCAAGGTCACGCTCGGCAAACCGTGGCATGTCGACGTCAGCGGCGACCGCGCTTACGTCGTGATGCCGGCGAAGTACAGTTTCAAGCAGAAAGGAAAGCGCGCCACCGAGCCTGCCTCGATTCTCACCGTAGCCCTGCAGAAGGGCACTGCCGGCTGGCGCATCACCGGCTGGGCTTGGAGCAAGCGCTAG
- a CDS encoding methyltransferase domain-containing protein: MTIDEQMQKEFNDWAAAGRGEEMERHHASIVEQTLRLMDLRPGERVLDMGCGAGWATRILARMVGDGPQGHGQVIGVDISDEMIRRARATSTEFDNVMFVWGSAHQLPWEENFFDKVLSVESFYYYADQDRAAHELFRVMAPKGRLFILINLYKENPHSLRWVEALNVPVQARSEQDYVELLRAHAFENVAARHVPDLSPTPDEYSGKWFKNAEELRDFKQIGALLLTAEKPNVRSSAPPYQIY, encoded by the coding sequence ATGACCATCGACGAGCAGATGCAGAAGGAGTTCAACGACTGGGCCGCTGCCGGGCGCGGCGAGGAGATGGAGCGCCACCACGCGTCCATCGTCGAGCAGACGCTGCGGCTGATGGACCTGCGTCCCGGCGAGCGCGTGCTCGATATGGGATGCGGCGCCGGCTGGGCCACGCGCATCCTGGCGCGCATGGTCGGTGACGGTCCGCAGGGACACGGCCAGGTCATCGGCGTGGATATCTCCGACGAGATGATCCGCCGCGCTCGCGCCACTTCCACCGAGTTCGACAACGTGATGTTCGTCTGGGGAAGCGCGCACCAGCTTCCCTGGGAAGAGAACTTCTTCGACAAAGTGCTCTCCGTCGAGAGCTTCTACTACTACGCCGACCAGGACCGCGCCGCCCACGAACTGTTTCGCGTGATGGCGCCCAAGGGCCGCCTCTTCATCCTCATCAACCTATATAAGGAGAACCCACACTCGCTGCGCTGGGTGGAGGCGCTGAACGTCCCGGTGCAGGCGCGCTCCGAGCAGGACTACGTGGAGCTGCTGCGCGCGCACGCCTTCGAGAACGTGGCTGCGCGGCACGTCCCCGACCTCTCGCCCACGCCCGACGAATATTCCGGCAAGTGGTTCAAGAACGCGGAAGAGTTGCGCGACTTCAAGCAGATCGGCGCGCTGCTGCTGACGGCCGAAAAGCCGAACGTGCGGTCGTCCGCGCCGCCGTATCAGATTTACTAG
- a CDS encoding amino acid permease has translation MTGAAHAADSKSQASGEGQQPTLVRGLTLVDSVLLLVGGIIGSAIFLAVKDTAAPLPHPLWLIAVWVVGGAITLLACFAFAELGAMYPDSGGQYVYLREAYGDLAAFLFGWMVITVNFSGTIAALAVGFAAYSEAIIPYGADKVLLAVGSWSLTRAGVLAIVAIGVLTWVNVIGLRRAATMQNIATWTKFGAIAIFVVLGVTIGRGSWSHFTAVAPLPTADLFKGFGVALIAVFFAYDGWNYITCAAGEVKDPQKNIPLALVLGVLAVGAVYISMIVVYLYALPIERVASEATIANTAAISLFSPAVGRWVSVLIAVSCFGAASACTLAGARVVYAMGRDGVFFRAMGYVHPKYRTPSLALIAQGIWSAVLAVSGRYDQLYTYVIFVGVLMYTLTVGAVFILRHKRPDAPRPYRCTWYPFAPAAYIVLSLIWCGVVVFQRPKEAAAGTLIVLLGIPAYLYFKRKLKTAA, from the coding sequence ATGACCGGAGCCGCCCACGCCGCTGACTCGAAATCGCAGGCATCAGGAGAAGGCCAGCAGCCCACGCTGGTCCGCGGACTCACGCTGGTGGATTCCGTCCTGCTGCTCGTGGGCGGCATCATCGGCTCGGCCATCTTCCTGGCGGTAAAAGACACGGCCGCGCCGTTGCCGCATCCGCTGTGGCTGATCGCGGTGTGGGTGGTGGGCGGCGCCATCACGCTGCTGGCCTGCTTCGCTTTCGCCGAGTTGGGCGCGATGTATCCCGATTCCGGCGGACAGTATGTCTACCTGCGCGAGGCCTACGGCGACCTGGCCGCGTTCCTGTTCGGCTGGATGGTCATCACGGTGAACTTTTCCGGGACCATCGCCGCGCTCGCCGTCGGTTTCGCGGCGTATTCCGAGGCCATCATCCCTTACGGCGCGGACAAAGTACTGCTCGCCGTGGGCTCGTGGTCCCTCACGCGCGCGGGCGTGCTCGCCATCGTCGCCATCGGCGTGCTGACGTGGGTGAACGTGATCGGACTGCGCCGCGCGGCCACGATGCAGAACATCGCCACCTGGACAAAGTTCGGCGCCATCGCCATCTTCGTGGTGCTCGGCGTGACCATCGGACGCGGCTCGTGGTCGCACTTCACGGCGGTAGCCCCCCTGCCCACCGCCGATCTGTTCAAGGGATTCGGCGTCGCGCTCATCGCGGTGTTCTTTGCTTACGACGGATGGAACTACATCACCTGCGCCGCGGGTGAGGTGAAGGATCCGCAGAAGAATATCCCGCTGGCGCTGGTGCTGGGCGTGCTCGCCGTCGGCGCGGTCTACATCTCGATGATCGTTGTTTACCTCTACGCTTTGCCCATCGAGCGCGTGGCGTCGGAGGCGACCATCGCGAACACCGCGGCGATATCGCTGTTCTCGCCGGCGGTGGGACGCTGGGTCAGCGTACTGATCGCGGTGAGCTGCTTCGGCGCAGCGTCGGCATGCACCCTGGCCGGCGCGCGCGTGGTCTACGCCATGGGACGTGATGGCGTGTTCTTCCGCGCCATGGGCTACGTGCATCCGAAGTACCGCACGCCGTCGCTGGCGCTGATCGCGCAAGGCATATGGTCGGCGGTGCTTGCTGTCAGCGGACGCTATGACCAGCTCTACACCTACGTGATATTCGTCGGCGTGCTGATGTACACGCTCACCGTGGGCGCGGTATTCATCCTGCGGCACAAACGTCCGGATGCGCCGCGTCCGTATCGTTGCACCTGGTATCCGTTCGCGCCCGCAGCTTACATCGTGCTCTCGCTGATCTGGTGCGGGGTGGTCGTGTTCCAGCGTCCCAAGGAAGCCGCGGCGGGGACGCTGATCGTGTTGCTCGGAATCCCGGCGTATTTGTATTTCAAGCGGAAACTGAAGACGGCCGCGTAG
- a CDS encoding aromatic ring-hydroxylating dioxygenase subunit alpha, whose translation MNADLEKILRSYDDTAPLERASTIPGPWYADERIAELERQTVFGRTWQMVGRAEQVVEPGQYLTAEVAGEPVVVVRGSDSELRAFFNVCRHHAAAVMTEAEGKASVLRCPYHGWTYGLDGTLKGVPEFDGVQCFEREKTGLAPARAETWEKFVFVSLDAHAPPLAEHLGAMVERFQPMRLDKLHFAGRRVFELKCNWKVFVDNYLDGGYHVPHLHKGLNSILEYKNYTIENEGRFCLQSSPIDASGGEQLTAQVRQGRALYFWLYPNVMFNWYEGYLDTNLVLPLAIDRMAVVFEFYFADVSAAAAARNQQSMDVSERIQDEDHAICESVQRGLKSRAYGAGRLSVRREAGEHLFHRLLAQDLKSAIGKSVAAD comes from the coding sequence ATGAACGCTGACTTAGAAAAGATCCTGCGCAGTTACGACGACACCGCGCCGCTCGAGCGCGCCTCGACCATTCCCGGCCCGTGGTACGCGGACGAGCGCATTGCCGAGCTGGAGCGGCAAACCGTTTTCGGGCGCACCTGGCAGATGGTCGGACGCGCGGAACAGGTGGTCGAGCCCGGACAGTACCTCACTGCGGAGGTCGCGGGCGAACCCGTCGTTGTTGTGCGCGGCAGCGATAGCGAACTACGCGCATTCTTCAACGTGTGCCGCCATCACGCGGCCGCGGTGATGACGGAAGCGGAGGGAAAGGCTTCCGTCCTGCGCTGCCCGTATCACGGTTGGACCTACGGCCTCGACGGCACGCTCAAGGGCGTGCCGGAGTTCGACGGGGTGCAGTGCTTCGAGCGCGAGAAGACGGGCCTGGCGCCGGCGCGGGCCGAGACGTGGGAGAAGTTCGTCTTCGTCTCGCTCGACGCGCACGCGCCGCCGCTCGCGGAGCATCTCGGCGCGATGGTCGAGCGCTTCCAGCCGATGCGTCTCGACAAGCTGCACTTCGCCGGACGCCGCGTCTTCGAGCTGAAGTGCAACTGGAAGGTCTTCGTCGACAACTATCTCGATGGCGGATATCACGTGCCGCATCTGCACAAGGGGCTGAACAGCATCCTGGAGTACAAGAACTACACCATCGAGAACGAGGGGCGCTTCTGCCTGCAATCCAGTCCCATAGACGCCAGCGGCGGCGAGCAGCTGACGGCGCAGGTGCGGCAGGGACGCGCACTCTACTTCTGGCTTTATCCCAACGTGATGTTCAACTGGTACGAGGGCTACCTCGACACCAACCTGGTGCTGCCCCTCGCCATCGACCGCATGGCGGTGGTCTTTGAGTTCTACTTTGCGGACGTGAGCGCGGCGGCCGCGGCGCGTAACCAGCAAAGCATGGACGTGAGCGAGCGCATACAAGATGAAGACCACGCCATCTGCGAGTCGGTGCAGCGCGGATTGAAGTCGCGAGCTTACGGAGCAGGTAGGCTCTCGGTGCGTCGCGAGGCGGGTGAGCACCTGTTCCATCGCCTGCTGGCGCAGGACTTGAAGAGCGCGATCGGGAAATCGGTCGCCGCGGACTGA
- a CDS encoding NAD(P)/FAD-dependent oxidoreductase: MRLGHASRRRHHGRPRTAGRTRDPQRLQTRSCLAIADKNIIVIGGGHNGLITAFYLAKAGWKPLVLERREMVGGVAVTEEFHPGFKCSALLHAEGPLRADITRDMNLRGLELGGKDMLRPDPRLVALSPDGRALALYGDTKRSAEAIGRFSQKDAGKYPEFAHVLAQVSAVIAEVLALTPPEIDHPSAGDAWGMLKAGKKFRSLGRKDMFRLLRWGPMAVADFVAEFCETELLRAAIAARGIFGTNFGPWSAGSTMALLLHAVADPHPAGPAAFPRGGMGRLTDALADAAKAAGAQIRTGAPVAQIVVKDGIARGVVLTNGEEVAAAAVVSNADPRNTLLRMVDPMHLGPDFISKLQHYRCRGTTAKVNLALGSEPKFTALKGNDAGAGAVRIHIGPEIDYLERAFDASKYGRFAEHPYLDVSIPSLLDPSLAPAGKHVMSVIVHFAPYKLREGDWDSQREALGDAVVKTLVAYAPELPGTIEARQVLTPLDLETKFGLTGGQIFHGELALDQLFTMRPLLGWARYRTPVEGLYLCGSGTHPGNGLTGASGANAAREILKQLR; the protein is encoded by the coding sequence GTGCGGCTCGGCCACGCATCCCGGCGGCGGCATCATGGGCGCCCCCGGACGGCTGGCCGCACTCGAGATCCTCAAAGACTTCAAACGCGGAGCTGCCTAGCCATCGCCGACAAGAACATCATCGTCATCGGCGGCGGCCACAACGGCCTTATCACCGCCTTCTACCTCGCCAAGGCCGGGTGGAAGCCGCTCGTGCTCGAGCGTCGCGAGATGGTGGGCGGCGTTGCGGTCACGGAAGAGTTCCATCCCGGATTCAAATGCTCCGCGCTGCTGCACGCCGAAGGCCCGCTGCGTGCCGATATCACGCGCGACATGAACTTGCGGGGTCTCGAGCTGGGCGGCAAAGACATGCTGCGACCCGACCCGCGTCTGGTCGCGCTCTCTCCGGACGGCCGCGCGCTAGCTCTCTACGGCGACACCAAGCGCAGTGCAGAAGCCATCGGGCGATTCTCGCAGAAAGACGCCGGCAAGTATCCCGAGTTCGCACACGTGCTCGCGCAGGTGAGCGCGGTCATCGCAGAAGTGCTCGCGCTCACCCCGCCGGAGATCGATCACCCCTCGGCCGGCGATGCCTGGGGAATGCTGAAGGCGGGAAAGAAGTTCCGCTCGCTCGGCCGCAAGGATATGTTCCGCCTGCTGCGCTGGGGACCGATGGCGGTCGCGGACTTCGTTGCCGAGTTTTGTGAGACCGAACTGCTGCGCGCCGCCATCGCGGCACGCGGCATCTTTGGGACGAACTTCGGTCCCTGGTCCGCCGGCTCGACCATGGCACTCTTGCTGCACGCTGTCGCCGACCCACATCCCGCCGGCCCGGCAGCCTTTCCGCGCGGTGGCATGGGCAGGCTCACCGACGCGCTCGCCGACGCCGCGAAGGCCGCCGGCGCGCAGATCCGCACCGGGGCGCCTGTCGCGCAGATCGTAGTCAAAGACGGTATCGCGCGCGGCGTGGTGCTGACGAATGGCGAAGAAGTCGCCGCTGCTGCCGTGGTCTCGAACGCGGACCCGCGCAACACACTGTTGCGCATGGTCGATCCCATGCATCTCGGTCCCGACTTCATCTCCAAATTGCAGCACTACCGCTGCCGCGGCACCACCGCCAAAGTCAACCTGGCGCTCGGGTCTGAGCCGAAGTTCACCGCGCTCAAGGGGAACGACGCTGGCGCCGGCGCGGTCCGCATCCACATCGGTCCGGAGATCGACTACCTCGAACGCGCCTTTGACGCCTCCAAGTATGGTCGCTTCGCCGAACATCCTTATCTCGACGTCAGCATCCCTTCGCTGCTCGACCCGTCGCTGGCGCCGGCAGGGAAGCATGTGATGTCGGTCATCGTCCACTTTGCGCCGTATAAACTGCGCGAGGGCGATTGGGATTCGCAGCGCGAAGCGTTGGGCGACGCAGTCGTGAAAACACTTGTGGCGTACGCGCCCGAACTGCCCGGCACCATCGAAGCCCGGCAAGTGCTCACGCCACTTGATCTCGAAACCAAGTTCGGATTGACCGGCGGACAGATCTTCCACGGCGAGCTGGCGCTCGATCAGCTTTTCACCATGCGTCCGTTGCTCGGGTGGGCGCGCTATCGCACGCCGGTCGAAGGGCTGTACCTCTGCGGCTCAGGAACGCACCCCGGCAACGGACTCACCGGCGCATCGGGCGCCAACGCCGCGCGCGAGATCCTGAAGCAGCTGCGCTAG
- a CDS encoding NAD(P)/FAD-dependent oxidoreductase, translating to MATKYDAIIIGGGHNGLVTAAYLARAGKKVLVLERRHVLGGAAVTEEIFPGFKFSVASYVVSLLRPEIIRELDLPRHGLEILPLDGTFTPMPNGDHLWRVNDHGKTRREIARHSRVDAEAYDEFGKTMLDMCRFVKPILNMTPPDPTKLSPRDIGKLLFLGKRFQGLSYEDKYNQVQLMTMSAVDYLDQWFETDVLKATMSASGIIGTFLGVRSPGTAYVLLHHYMGEIDGAFRAWGFARGGTGAISNAIADAAREAGVEIRTEAPIARILVKNGKAIGVALANGDELFASVISSSVDPHLTFLRFLDPSQLPPEFLEEVRRYKFRGSSGKVNLALDALPDFKAIPGPGAHLRGAISISPSVDYMERAYDDAKYGHYSRRPYIDMVIPSLTDPSVAPPGKHVMSCFVQYAPYKLAEGDWDEQREAFGDTVIDTIAEHAPNIRNIIVGRQVLTPLDLEREFGLTEGNIFQGELSLEQLFFLRPIPGWAQYRTPIDNLYMCGSATHPGGGIMGAPGRLAALEILKDFKRGAA from the coding sequence ATGGCTACTAAGTACGACGCCATCATCATCGGTGGAGGCCACAACGGCCTCGTCACCGCCGCGTACCTCGCGCGCGCGGGTAAGAAGGTGCTCGTGCTGGAGCGCCGCCACGTGCTCGGTGGCGCGGCCGTCACCGAAGAGATCTTCCCCGGGTTCAAGTTCTCCGTCGCTTCGTACGTGGTCTCGCTGCTGCGTCCCGAGATCATCCGCGAGCTCGATCTGCCGCGTCACGGGCTCGAGATCCTGCCACTCGACGGCACTTTCACTCCCATGCCGAACGGCGACCATCTCTGGCGCGTGAACGATCACGGCAAGACGCGGCGCGAGATCGCTCGCCACTCGCGTGTGGACGCCGAGGCTTACGACGAATTCGGCAAGACCATGCTCGACATGTGCCGCTTCGTCAAACCCATCCTCAACATGACGCCGCCGGACCCCACCAAGCTCTCGCCGCGCGATATCGGCAAGCTGCTCTTTCTCGGCAAGCGCTTCCAGGGGCTGAGCTACGAGGACAAGTACAACCAGGTCCAGCTCATGACCATGAGCGCGGTGGACTATCTCGACCAGTGGTTCGAGACGGACGTGCTCAAGGCCACGATGTCCGCCTCCGGCATCATCGGGACCTTCCTGGGTGTGCGTTCGCCGGGTACCGCGTACGTGCTGCTGCACCACTACATGGGTGAGATCGATGGCGCCTTCCGCGCCTGGGGATTCGCCCGCGGCGGCACCGGCGCGATCTCGAACGCCATTGCCGATGCGGCGCGCGAGGCGGGCGTCGAGATCCGCACCGAGGCGCCCATCGCGCGCATCCTGGTGAAGAACGGCAAGGCCATCGGTGTGGCGCTCGCCAATGGCGACGAACTTTTCGCCAGCGTCATCTCCTCGAGCGTCGATCCGCACCTCACCTTCCTGCGCTTCCTCGATCCCAGCCAGTTGCCGCCGGAGTTCCTGGAAGAGGTGCGCCGCTACAAGTTCCGCGGTTCCTCCGGCAAGGTGAACCTCGCGCTCGACGCGCTGCCGGATTTCAAGGCTATCCCCGGCCCGGGCGCGCACTTGCGTGGCGCCATCTCCATCTCGCCGAGCGTGGACTACATGGAGCGCGCCTATGACGACGCCAAGTATGGCCACTACTCGCGCCGTCCTTACATCGACATGGTCATCCCCAGCCTCACTGATCCTTCGGTCGCGCCGCCGGGCAAGCACGTGATGTCTTGCTTCGTGCAGTACGCGCCTTACAAGCTGGCGGAAGGGGATTGGGACGAGCAGCGTGAAGCCTTCGGCGACACCGTGATCGACACCATCGCCGAGCACGCGCCCAACATCCGCAACATCATCGTGGGACGCCAGGTGCTCACGCCGCTCGACCTCGAACGCGAGTTCGGTCTCACCGAGGGCAACATCTTTCAGGGCGAGCTTTCGCTCGAGCAATTGTTCTTCCTGCGTCCGATACCCGGCTGGGCGCAGTACCGCACGCCGATCGACAACCTTTATATGTGCGGCTCGGCCACGCATCCCGGCGGCGGCATCATGGGCGCCCCCGGACGGCTGGCCGCACTCGAGATCCTCAAAGACTTCAAACGCGGAGCTGCCTAG
- a CDS encoding aminomethyltransferase family protein, translated as MPIGTAFHERTFPLCESLNYREWSGYYTVSAYEMHHEHEYNAIRNAAGLIDVSPLYKYRITGRDATRFVDRVNVRDVNKVAVGQVIYTCWCDEQGKVVDDGTISRLAENTYRWTAADPSLRWFRQNALGMDVSIEDISEQVAAVALQGPTSGRLLAKITTDANIDIRKLKYFRVTSAKIAGVPVDISRTGYTGDLGYEIWMPWNDAVKVWDALTAAGREFDLHAAGMLALDVARIEAGLLLIEVDYNSSKKALIESQKFSPFEIGLGRLVHLEKPNFVGRAALLEEQKRGPERQLAGLEVDWIAVEKEYDAVGLPPVALSMASRVHVPVYRDGKQIGKATSTTWSPTLKKMIALASVASPHAALGTKLYMEITVEAMRRTVPVTVVKLPFFNPPRKTATPAW; from the coding sequence GTGCCGATCGGAACCGCATTCCACGAACGCACCTTCCCGCTCTGCGAGAGCCTGAACTACCGCGAGTGGTCGGGATACTACACGGTCAGCGCCTACGAGATGCACCATGAGCACGAGTACAATGCCATCCGCAACGCCGCCGGTCTCATCGACGTTTCGCCGCTCTACAAGTACCGCATCACCGGGCGCGACGCCACGCGCTTCGTCGATCGCGTGAACGTGCGCGATGTGAACAAGGTCGCGGTGGGCCAGGTGATCTACACATGCTGGTGCGATGAGCAGGGCAAAGTCGTCGACGATGGCACCATCTCGCGGCTCGCCGAGAACACCTATCGCTGGACGGCGGCCGACCCTAGCTTGCGCTGGTTCCGACAGAACGCGCTCGGCATGGATGTCTCTATTGAAGACATCTCCGAGCAGGTGGCTGCGGTCGCCCTCCAGGGCCCAACATCCGGAAGACTGCTGGCGAAGATCACCACCGATGCCAACATCGATATCCGCAAGCTAAAGTATTTCCGCGTGACGTCGGCGAAGATCGCCGGCGTTCCGGTGGACATCTCGCGCACCGGCTACACCGGCGACCTCGGGTACGAGATCTGGATGCCGTGGAACGACGCCGTGAAAGTGTGGGACGCGCTCACCGCGGCGGGCCGCGAGTTCGATCTGCACGCCGCCGGCATGCTGGCCCTCGACGTGGCGCGCATCGAGGCGGGCCTGCTGCTGATCGAGGTGGACTACAACTCGAGCAAGAAGGCGCTGATCGAGTCGCAGAAGTTTTCCCCGTTCGAGATCGGGCTGGGGAGGCTCGTCCATCTCGAGAAGCCGAACTTCGTTGGGCGCGCCGCGCTACTCGAAGAACAAAAGCGTGGCCCGGAGCGGCAACTCGCGGGCCTCGAAGTCGACTGGATCGCGGTAGAGAAGGAGTACGACGCGGTCGGGCTGCCGCCGGTCGCTCTCAGCATGGCGTCGCGCGTGCACGTGCCCGTCTATCGCGACGGCAAGCAGATCGGCAAGGCGACCTCGACCACGTGGTCGCCGACGCTGAAGAAGATGATCGCGCTGGCCAGCGTCGCCTCGCCCCATGCCGCACTCGGCACCAAGTTGTACATGGAGATCACGGTGGAGGCGATGCGACGCACTGTCCCGGTGACGGTGGTGAAACTTCCCTTCTTCAATCCGCCACGCAAGACGGCTACGCCGGCGTGGTGA